In the Pseudomonas sp. ADAK2 genome, one interval contains:
- a CDS encoding Glu/Leu/Phe/Val dehydrogenase family protein, with protein sequence MFALMQSTRLESLHLSVDPVTGLKAVIAIHNSRLGPALGGCRYLAYPSDESAVEDAVRLAQGMSYKAALAGLAQGGGVAVIIRPVHVENRGALFEAFGRCINQLDGRYITAIDSGTSVADMDCIAQQTQHVTSTTSAGDPAPHAAMGVFAGIRSTAMARLGSDNLEGLRVAIQGLGNVGYALAEQLHAAGAELLVSDIDHGKVQLAMEQLGAHPIANDALLSTPCDILAPCGLGGVLNSHSVTQLRCSAVAGSANNQLTHLDVADQLERRGILYAPDYVINSGGLIYVSLKHRGEELATITAHLSKISSRLTEVFAHAQAEKRSPARVADELAEKVLYR encoded by the coding sequence ATGTTCGCTCTCATGCAAAGCACTCGCCTTGAATCGCTACACCTTAGCGTAGACCCGGTCACCGGGTTGAAGGCGGTGATTGCCATTCATAACAGCCGCCTGGGGCCTGCCCTGGGCGGTTGTCGTTACCTTGCCTACCCCAGCGACGAATCCGCGGTCGAGGACGCGGTGCGCCTCGCCCAAGGCATGAGCTACAAGGCGGCACTGGCCGGCCTGGCACAGGGCGGCGGCGTCGCAGTGATCATTCGCCCGGTCCACGTGGAAAACCGTGGAGCGCTGTTCGAGGCCTTCGGGCGTTGCATCAATCAGCTCGACGGCCGCTACATCACCGCCATCGACAGCGGCACCTCGGTGGCGGACATGGATTGCATCGCCCAACAAACCCAGCACGTCACCAGCACCACGTCCGCCGGCGACCCTGCGCCCCACGCGGCGATGGGCGTGTTCGCCGGTATCCGCAGCACCGCCATGGCGCGGTTGGGCAGTGACAACCTCGAAGGTTTGCGCGTGGCGATCCAAGGCCTGGGCAATGTCGGTTACGCCCTGGCCGAGCAACTGCACGCGGCTGGCGCCGAGCTGCTGGTCAGTGATATCGACCACGGCAAGGTGCAACTGGCCATGGAACAACTGGGCGCCCATCCGATTGCCAACGATGCCTTGCTCAGCACCCCATGCGACATCCTTGCGCCGTGTGGCCTGGGCGGTGTGCTCAACAGCCATAGCGTGACGCAACTGCGCTGCTCGGCGGTGGCCGGTTCGGCGAATAATCAGCTGACGCACCTGGATGTTGCCGATCAGTTGGAACGGCGGGGGATTCTGTATGCGCCGGACTACGTGATCAATTCGGGTGGGTTGATCTATGTGTCGCTCAAGCATCGTGGTGAGGAGTTGGCGACGATCACCGCGCATCTGTCGAAGATCAGTTCGCGGCTGACGGAGGTTTTTGCTCACGCGCAGGCGGAGAAGCGTTCGCCGGCGCGGGTGGCGGATGAGTTGGCGGAGAAGGTTTTGTATCGCTGA
- a CDS encoding MFS transporter: protein MHNQIASFRAALDARPVSRYQWLLLLLLALLLVTDGYDAQVLGYVVPALAQDWGLEKAAFGPVFSANLLGLTLGSLAVTPLADRFGVRRILLGCVLIYATLTVLMVFADSLNTLMAARFICGIGMGGAMPSAMALMSEYSPPRLRTLMVTLAACGFSFGGAAGGFVAAGFIDSFGWQAVFLAGGVTPLLLFPFLAWFLPESLPRLLRDAPPYVRLRKVTARMLPDWQPPAASMAQNEQEQGSKLTVLELFRNGYARPTLLIWATFFVSLILLYFMISWLPTLLLESGLKLNQANLVTSMFLFAGTIGAICMAWFADRLKSKVRLLAGVLTAAALCTILLGLNHDNPRYLVASVIAAGFCIIGGQLTLNAFASNFYPAHVRATGTGWALGVGRFGSILGPLFGSMLLAMHIPVQQIFFFCAIPAVIAALFIIQVRSPQEAPRPPVGARLAREER, encoded by the coding sequence ATGCACAACCAGATTGCCAGCTTCCGGGCGGCACTCGACGCCCGTCCTGTGTCCCGTTATCAGTGGTTGCTCCTTTTGCTCCTGGCATTGCTGCTGGTGACCGACGGCTACGACGCGCAAGTCCTCGGCTACGTCGTACCGGCCCTGGCCCAGGATTGGGGTCTGGAAAAAGCCGCGTTCGGCCCCGTGTTCAGCGCTAACCTGTTGGGCCTGACCCTCGGTTCACTGGCCGTCACACCGCTGGCGGATCGCTTCGGCGTGCGGCGGATTCTGCTCGGTTGCGTGCTGATCTACGCCACCCTCACCGTGTTGATGGTGTTCGCCGATTCCCTGAATACCCTGATGGCCGCGCGGTTCATTTGCGGGATCGGCATGGGCGGAGCGATGCCCAGTGCAATGGCGCTGATGTCGGAATATTCGCCGCCACGCCTGCGCACCTTGATGGTGACGTTGGCGGCTTGCGGGTTCTCGTTCGGCGGGGCGGCGGGCGGGTTTGTCGCGGCGGGTTTTATCGACAGCTTCGGCTGGCAAGCGGTGTTCCTCGCTGGCGGCGTCACGCCCTTGCTGCTGTTCCCGTTTCTGGCCTGGTTTCTTCCTGAATCCCTGCCGCGTCTGCTGCGCGATGCGCCACCTTATGTACGCTTGCGCAAAGTCACCGCGCGGATGCTTCCGGATTGGCAACCACCCGCCGCCTCGATGGCGCAAAACGAGCAGGAGCAGGGCAGCAAACTGACGGTGCTGGAATTGTTTCGCAACGGTTATGCGCGCCCGACGCTGCTGATCTGGGCGACCTTTTTCGTCAGCCTGATCCTGCTGTATTTCATGATCAGCTGGTTGCCGACGCTGTTGCTGGAAAGCGGCTTGAAACTCAATCAAGCCAACCTGGTGACCTCGATGTTCCTGTTCGCCGGCACCATTGGCGCGATCTGCATGGCCTGGTTTGCCGACCGCCTCAAAAGCAAGGTGCGACTGCTGGCGGGTGTGCTGACGGCGGCGGCGCTGTGTACGATTCTGCTGGGGCTGAATCACGACAACCCGCGTTATCTGGTGGCCAGCGTCATTGCCGCCGGGTTCTGCATCATCGGCGGGCAACTGACCCTCAATGCCTTCGCCAGTAACTTCTACCCGGCGCACGTGCGCGCCACTGGCACCGGTTGGGCGCTGGGCGTAGGACGTTTCGGTTCGATCCTCGGGCCGTTGTTTGGCAGCATGCTGCTGGCGATGCACATTCCGGTGCAGCAGATTTTCTTCTTCTGCGCGATTCCGGCGGTGATTGCGGCGTTGTTCATCATTCAGGTGCGTTCGCCCCAGGAAGCACCACGGCCCCCTGTAGGAGCGAGGCTTGCCCGCGAAGAACGATAA
- a CDS encoding serine/threonine transporter: protein MTDVRTPAADNPAVDLTRNTETAHKGWSKFDTTWMLGLYGTAIGAGTLFLPINAGVGGFWPLLVLALLAFPMTFFAHRGLTRFVLSGRSGDITEVVEEHFGIGAGKLITLLYFFAIFPILLVYSVALTNTLSSFMEHQLHIAPPPRAILSLVLILGLMAIVRCGQGVIVKCMSVLVYPFVAALLLLGLSLIPNWNGAFFATASEGMPLPLFFKTLWLAIPVMVFSFNHSPIISAFAVDQKQRYGAQAERKSSGILAIAHGMMVVTVMFFCFSCVLALSPADLAAAKAQNISILSYLANHFQTPVIAYAAPLIALVAITKSFLGHYIGASEGFQGLIVKSLRGRGRVMSSSWLNRVTALFMILSCWAVATFNPSILRMIETLGGPIIACLLFLMPMYAIRRVPALRQYSGQASNVFVVLIGLIALSAIIYSFLP, encoded by the coding sequence ATGACCGATGTACGTACACCTGCTGCCGATAATCCCGCTGTAGACCTGACACGCAACACCGAAACTGCCCACAAAGGCTGGAGTAAATTCGACACCACCTGGATGCTCGGCCTCTACGGCACGGCGATTGGCGCCGGCACGTTGTTCCTGCCGATCAACGCCGGCGTCGGTGGTTTCTGGCCGCTGCTGGTGCTGGCGCTGCTGGCGTTCCCGATGACCTTCTTCGCCCACCGTGGCCTGACGCGTTTTGTGCTGTCCGGACGTTCGGGCGACATTACGGAAGTAGTGGAAGAACATTTCGGCATCGGCGCCGGCAAGCTGATCACGCTGCTGTATTTCTTCGCGATCTTCCCGATCTTGCTGGTGTACAGCGTGGCGCTGACCAACACCCTGAGCAGTTTCATGGAACACCAGTTGCACATCGCGCCGCCACCCCGGGCGATTCTGTCGCTGGTGCTGATCCTCGGCTTGATGGCGATCGTGCGTTGCGGTCAGGGCGTCATCGTCAAATGCATGAGCGTGCTGGTTTACCCGTTCGTCGCGGCATTGCTGCTGCTCGGTTTGAGCCTGATCCCGAACTGGAACGGCGCATTCTTCGCCACCGCCAGCGAAGGCATGCCGCTGCCGCTGTTCTTCAAGACGTTATGGCTGGCGATTCCGGTGATGGTGTTCTCGTTCAACCACTCGCCGATCATCTCGGCTTTCGCCGTCGACCAGAAGCAGCGCTACGGCGCACAGGCCGAGCGTAAAAGCAGCGGCATCCTCGCCATCGCCCACGGGATGATGGTGGTGACGGTGATGTTCTTCTGCTTCAGTTGTGTGCTAGCCCTGTCCCCGGCGGATTTGGCGGCCGCAAAGGCGCAGAACATCTCGATCCTGTCGTACCTGGCCAACCACTTCCAGACGCCAGTCATTGCTTACGCCGCGCCGCTGATTGCGTTGGTGGCGATCACCAAATCCTTCCTCGGCCACTACATCGGCGCCAGCGAAGGTTTTCAGGGCCTGATCGTGAAAAGCCTGCGCGGCCGTGGCCGGGTGATGTCATCGAGCTGGCTGAACCGCGTGACCGCGCTGTTCATGATCCTAAGCTGCTGGGCCGTGGCGACGTTCAACCCGAGCATCCTGCGCATGATCGAAACCCTCGGCGGGCCGATCATCGCGTGCCTGCTGTTCCTGATGCCGATGTACGCCATCCGCCGGGTGCCGGCCTTGCGCCAGTACTCCGGACAGGCTTCGAATGTGTTCGTGGTGCTGATCGGCCTGATTGCACTGTCTGCGATCATCTATTCATTCCTGCCCTGA
- a CDS encoding DUF3509 domain-containing protein, with translation MDNPFQLITDAFAPDYQINLSIQGLDGSIMLTLSNSGRVVAKRMISAEQRNDPKRLKRLVQSIQFGIAIEQGHSAVAILEAMTDGDNRNLPPPPVKGHSRPAMRL, from the coding sequence ATGGACAACCCTTTTCAGCTCATTACCGATGCCTTTGCACCGGATTATCAGATCAACCTGAGCATTCAGGGTCTGGACGGCAGCATCATGCTGACCCTCTCGAACAGTGGTCGAGTGGTCGCCAAACGGATGATCAGCGCCGAACAACGCAATGACCCCAAGCGCCTCAAGCGCCTGGTGCAAAGCATTCAGTTCGGCATCGCCATCGAACAGGGCCACAGCGCCGTGGCCATTCTCGAAGCCATGACCGACGGCGACAATCGCAACCTGCCGCCGCCACCCGTCAAAGGCCACAGCCGGCCAGCCATGCGCCTTTAA
- a CDS encoding phosphate-starvation-inducible protein PsiE: MKINWAEKLRQNVHQLAESLGNLFVETFHYLALFAIGAVTAWAAVMEFLQMIEAGHIKIDDILLLFIYLELGAMVGIYFKTNHMPVRFLIYVAITALTRLLISNVSHHNPPDIGIIYLCGGILLLAFSILVVRYASSQFPSVKIEHPQRKIGTGSGEHPEVEKGEI; this comes from the coding sequence GTGAAAATCAACTGGGCCGAGAAACTGCGGCAGAACGTGCATCAACTGGCCGAGTCCCTGGGCAACCTGTTCGTCGAGACCTTCCACTACCTGGCGTTGTTCGCCATCGGTGCGGTCACCGCGTGGGCGGCGGTGATGGAATTCCTGCAGATGATCGAGGCGGGGCACATCAAGATCGATGACATCCTGCTGCTGTTCATCTACCTGGAGCTGGGGGCGATGGTCGGGATTTACTTCAAGACCAACCACATGCCGGTGCGTTTCCTGATCTACGTGGCGATCACGGCGCTGACGCGACTGCTGATCTCCAACGTCTCGCACCACAACCCGCCGGACATCGGCATCATCTACCTGTGCGGCGGGATTCTGCTGCTGGCGTTTTCGATACTGGTGGTGCGTTACGCGTCGTCGCAATTTCCCTCGGTGAAGATCGAACACCCGCAGCGCAAGATTGGCACGGGCTCCGGTGAGCATCCCGAGGTCGAGAAGGGCGAGATTTAA
- a CDS encoding L-serine ammonia-lyase: MAISVFDLFKVGIGPSSSHTVGPMRAAATFAQALIDQQLLGDVRRVEIRLYGSLSATGVGHATDRACVMGLMGEWPDSIDPTSIDARIQHLRETGELSLAGQSTIAFNWHRDLLLLEESLPYHPNAMSLTAFGETGELYEQTYYSVGGGFIIEAAEAESGIAPTSDVVLPYDFSSAAELLRLCNQHGLRVSELMMANELAWRSEAEIRQGLLHIWSVMRECVEQGLLHEGILPGGLNVPRRAAKLHRSLLEIGKPNVITSTLSAMEWVNLFALAVNEENAAGGRMVTAPTNGAAGIIPAVLHYYMKFNPDASDDDVVAFFLGAAAVGILCKKNASISGAEVGCQGEVGSACAMAAAGLADVLGATPEQLENAAEIGLEHNLGLTCDPVGGLVQVPCIERNAIAAVKAINATQMALRGDGKHFISLDRVIRTMRDTGADMQDKYKETSRGGLAVSWVEC; encoded by the coding sequence ATGGCTATCAGTGTTTTCGATCTCTTCAAAGTCGGCATCGGTCCGTCCAGTTCCCACACCGTCGGCCCGATGCGCGCCGCCGCGACCTTCGCCCAGGCCCTGATTGACCAACAATTGCTGGGCGACGTACGGCGGGTAGAAATTCGTCTGTACGGCTCCCTTTCCGCGACCGGCGTCGGTCACGCCACCGATCGTGCCTGCGTCATGGGCCTGATGGGCGAATGGCCGGATAGCATTGACCCGACGTCTATCGATGCACGCATTCAACATCTGCGCGAAACCGGCGAGCTGTCCCTCGCCGGCCAATCGACCATCGCCTTCAACTGGCACCGCGATCTCCTGCTGCTGGAAGAAAGCCTGCCCTACCACCCCAATGCGATGTCTCTGACAGCCTTCGGCGAAACCGGTGAGCTGTACGAGCAAACGTACTACTCGGTCGGCGGCGGTTTCATCATCGAAGCGGCGGAAGCCGAGTCCGGCATCGCGCCGACCAGCGACGTGGTGCTGCCGTACGATTTCTCCAGCGCCGCCGAATTGCTCAGGCTCTGCAACCAGCATGGCCTGCGGGTTTCCGAGCTAATGATGGCCAATGAACTGGCGTGGCGCAGCGAAGCCGAGATCCGCCAGGGTTTGCTGCACATCTGGTCGGTGATGCGCGAGTGCGTCGAGCAGGGCCTGCTGCACGAAGGCATCCTGCCCGGCGGTCTGAATGTTCCGCGTCGCGCAGCGAAATTGCACCGCAGCCTGTTGGAAATCGGCAAACCGAATGTCATCACGTCGACGCTGTCGGCCATGGAATGGGTCAACCTGTTCGCCCTCGCCGTGAACGAAGAAAACGCTGCCGGCGGCCGGATGGTCACTGCACCTACCAACGGCGCGGCGGGGATTATTCCGGCGGTACTGCACTACTACATGAAATTCAATCCGGACGCGTCGGACGATGACGTCGTCGCGTTCTTCCTCGGCGCAGCGGCGGTCGGCATTCTGTGCAAGAAAAACGCCTCGATCTCCGGCGCCGAAGTCGGCTGCCAGGGCGAAGTCGGATCGGCCTGCGCCATGGCCGCCGCCGGCCTGGCGGACGTGCTCGGCGCCACCCCGGAGCAACTGGAAAACGCCGCCGAAATCGGCCTGGAACACAACCTCGGCCTGACCTGCGACCCGGTCGGCGGCCTGGTGCAAGTGCCGTGCATCGAGCGCAACGCCATTGCCGCAGTGAAGGCGATCAACGCCACGCAAATGGCCCTGCGCGGCGACGGCAAACACTTCATTTCCCTGGACCGGGTGATCCGCACCATGCGCGATACCGGCGCCGACATGCAGGACAAATACAAAGAGACTTCACGGGGCGGCCTGGCGGTGAGCTGGGTGGAGTGCTGA
- a CDS encoding LysR substrate-binding domain-containing protein, with amino-acid sequence MSRQLHAQTYVWLHVFSCAARHLSFTRCAEELHITPGAVSQQIRQLEERLGFRLFHRRARGVELSAEGQRLAITVNEAYGSIDAELRRLDAGMISGILRLRSIPSFLSKWLTPRLPRLQQRFPDIQLRLVAEDSSVPLHEGDFDLAIDLNDGSYPGLLSTALLDEQIFPVCAPSLLRGRPPLHGPADLMHFPLLHDITAWRGSYEYAEWEFYLNAIGFEGADVRRGHTFNRNHLTIEAAIAGMGVAIARRTLLNDELERGTLIVPFGLAVPNHKRYVLLYAPGALSHPGVRAVHDWLVEEAGVFRSLHPLAEQQM; translated from the coding sequence ATGAGTCGTCAATTGCACGCCCAGACCTACGTCTGGCTGCACGTGTTTTCCTGTGCCGCGCGGCACTTGTCGTTCACTCGTTGCGCCGAAGAACTGCACATTACGCCGGGTGCGGTCAGCCAACAAATCCGACAGCTGGAAGAGCGCCTGGGTTTTCGCCTGTTTCATCGGCGCGCACGTGGCGTGGAGTTGAGCGCTGAAGGCCAGCGACTGGCCATCACCGTCAACGAAGCCTACGGCAGCATCGACGCCGAATTGCGTCGACTGGACGCCGGGATGATCAGCGGGATTTTGCGTTTGCGCTCGATTCCGTCCTTCCTCAGCAAATGGCTAACCCCACGCCTGCCGCGCTTGCAGCAACGTTTCCCGGACATTCAGCTGCGTCTGGTGGCCGAAGACAGCAGCGTGCCGCTGCACGAGGGCGACTTCGACCTGGCCATCGACCTCAACGACGGCAGTTATCCTGGATTGTTATCCACAGCCTTGCTCGACGAGCAGATTTTCCCGGTGTGTGCCCCGAGCCTGCTGCGCGGCCGCCCACCGTTGCACGGCCCGGCGGACCTGATGCATTTTCCGCTGCTGCACGACATCACCGCCTGGCGCGGCAGTTACGAGTACGCGGAATGGGAGTTCTACCTCAATGCTATCGGCTTCGAAGGCGCCGACGTACGGCGCGGGCACACCTTCAATCGCAATCACCTGACCATCGAAGCGGCGATAGCCGGCATGGGCGTGGCGATCGCGCGGCGAACGTTGCTTAACGATGAGCTGGAGCGCGGGACGTTGATTGTGCCGTTCGGGCTGGCGGTGCCGAACCACAAACGCTACGTGCTGCTGTATGCGCCGGGGGCGCTGAGCCATCCGGGCGTGCGTGCGGTGCATGACTGGCTGGTGGAAGAGGCGGGGGTATTCAGGAGTTTGCATCCGCTGGCGGAGCAGCAGATGTGA
- a CDS encoding HPF/RaiA family ribosome-associated protein gives MQIQVNSDNHIQSSIRLEEWVRTTIESTLERYEEDLTRVEVHLRDENGDKPGPHDMRCQLEARPKGHQPISVTHKADTLEQAIDGAATKLEHALDHLFGKLRGKPRAAVVPFERGAHADVLLEEEFLENEQAAQNG, from the coding sequence ATGCAAATCCAAGTCAACAGCGACAATCATATTCAAAGCAGCATCCGACTGGAGGAGTGGGTACGTACTACCATTGAGAGCACGCTCGAACGTTACGAAGAGGACCTGACCCGCGTCGAGGTTCACCTGCGGGACGAAAACGGCGACAAGCCCGGACCGCATGACATGCGCTGCCAGCTGGAAGCGCGGCCTAAAGGCCATCAACCAATTTCTGTGACCCATAAAGCCGATACCCTTGAACAAGCGATCGACGGGGCGGCCACCAAACTGGAACATGCACTGGACCATCTGTTCGGCAAACTGCGGGGCAAACCACGTGCCGCTGTAGTCCCATTTGAACGGGGCGCACATGCTGACGTGCTGCTGGAAGAAGAATTTCTCGAGAACGAACAGGCTGCGCAAAACGGCTGA
- the fecA gene encoding TonB-dependent Fe(3+) dicitrate receptor FecA has product MQPTRLTPLRQLLLGISLSFAAASITQAADAKPYHIAPSSLENALNQFGREAGVLISFGSQVTSGVKSRGLEGNYTPEQGLNALLEGTGLQARAEGENAFSLQPVGDAALELGTSTVVGDWLGDAAQMNVFEHPGARDVIRREEFERQGATQVKDVLNRIPGVNAPDNNGTGSHDMALNFGIRGLNPRLASRSTVLMDGIPVPFAPYGQPQLSFAPISMGNMDAVDVVRGGGAVRYGPQNVGGVVNFVTRAIPDAPTVKGGFQTETSPSSSHDGFKTTGNLLAGGTADNGLGGALLYSGTRGGDWREHSDTEIDDLILKGKYQLDEANSFNAMAQYYEGKADMPGGLNVADYDADPYQSTRPKDQFWGRRTMFNFGYRYQEDRREFTANTFFTKTLRSGYLDQGTFLSLSPREYWVRGLETRFAQGFDVGPTSHEVGIGYRYINEAGHELRYREPIANNTYPTSNSRNDRDTRGGTEANAFFVDDRIDIGQWTLTPGIRYEMIESQQTNNLTNVKYKGDYNTALPALNVLYHVTDHWNLYANTEGSFGSVQYSQMPNRVSSGEVKPEKARTWELGTRYDNGALRAEIGAFLINFDNQYESNQTNDSVIARGETRHQGIESSINYALDDLNPALAGFDVYATYAYVDATIREDGPNKGNRVPFSSKHKGTIGVGYTEGAWKLNLDSSYQSNQFADNANTSKESADGSTGKIPGYMLFSSRAAYDFGPQLSDLNVAVGVKNIFNHQYFTRSFDDNNKGKYVGEPRTVYVQTSVAF; this is encoded by the coding sequence ATGCAACCCACCCGCCTCACCCCGCTGCGCCAACTTCTTCTGGGCATCAGCCTGAGCTTCGCGGCTGCCTCCATCACCCAAGCCGCCGACGCCAAGCCGTACCACATCGCCCCGTCCTCACTGGAAAACGCCCTCAACCAGTTTGGCCGTGAAGCCGGGGTGCTGATTTCCTTTGGTTCGCAAGTCACCAGCGGCGTAAAAAGCCGTGGCCTGGAAGGCAACTACACCCCCGAGCAGGGTTTGAATGCCTTGCTCGAAGGCACCGGCCTGCAAGCCCGGGCCGAGGGCGAAAACGCCTTTAGCCTGCAACCGGTGGGCGATGCTGCCCTGGAATTGGGCACTTCGACGGTGGTCGGCGATTGGCTGGGTGATGCGGCGCAGATGAATGTGTTCGAACACCCCGGCGCGCGGGACGTGATCCGCCGCGAAGAATTCGAACGCCAGGGCGCGACTCAGGTCAAGGACGTGCTCAACCGCATCCCCGGCGTCAATGCCCCGGACAACAACGGCACCGGCAGCCATGACATGGCGCTGAACTTCGGCATTCGCGGCCTCAACCCGCGTCTGGCCTCACGCTCCACGGTGCTGATGGACGGCATTCCGGTACCCTTCGCGCCTTATGGCCAGCCGCAGTTGTCATTCGCACCGATCAGCATGGGCAACATGGACGCGGTGGACGTGGTGCGCGGCGGCGGTGCCGTACGTTACGGGCCGCAGAACGTCGGCGGCGTGGTCAACTTCGTGACTCGGGCGATTCCTGACGCGCCAACGGTCAAGGGTGGTTTCCAGACCGAAACCAGCCCGTCCTCCAGCCACGACGGCTTCAAGACCACCGGCAATCTGCTGGCCGGCGGCACGGCTGACAACGGTCTCGGCGGCGCTTTACTGTATTCCGGCACCCGCGGTGGCGACTGGCGTGAACACAGCGATACCGAAATCGACGACCTGATCCTCAAGGGCAAATACCAGCTCGACGAAGCCAACAGCTTCAACGCCATGGCCCAGTATTACGAAGGCAAGGCCGATATGCCCGGCGGCCTGAACGTCGCCGACTACGACGCCGACCCGTACCAGTCCACACGCCCGAAAGACCAGTTCTGGGGCCGTCGCACGATGTTCAACTTCGGCTATCGCTATCAGGAAGATCGCCGCGAATTCACCGCTAACACCTTCTTCACCAAAACCTTGCGCAGCGGCTATCTGGACCAGGGCACCTTCCTCTCGCTATCTCCGCGCGAATATTGGGTGCGCGGTCTGGAAACCCGCTTCGCCCAAGGTTTCGATGTCGGCCCGACCAGCCATGAAGTCGGCATCGGCTATCGCTACATCAACGAAGCCGGCCACGAACTGCGTTATCGCGAGCCAATCGCCAACAACACCTACCCGACCAGCAACAGCCGCAACGACCGCGACACCCGGGGCGGCACCGAAGCCAATGCGTTCTTCGTCGATGACCGGATCGACATCGGCCAGTGGACCCTGACGCCGGGCATTCGCTACGAAATGATCGAGTCGCAACAGACCAACAACCTGACGAACGTGAAGTACAAGGGCGACTACAACACCGCCCTGCCGGCGCTGAACGTGCTCTATCACGTCACTGACCATTGGAACCTGTACGCCAACACCGAAGGTTCGTTCGGCAGCGTGCAATACAGCCAGATGCCAAACCGGGTGAGCAGCGGTGAAGTCAAACCGGAGAAGGCGCGGACCTGGGAACTGGGCACTCGCTACGACAACGGCGCGCTGCGGGCGGAAATCGGCGCGTTCCTGATCAACTTCGACAACCAGTATGAAAGCAACCAGACCAACGATTCGGTGATCGCTCGCGGCGAGACCCGTCATCAGGGTATCGAGTCGAGCATCAACTACGCCCTCGACGACCTGAACCCGGCATTGGCTGGTTTCGATGTCTACGCCACCTACGCCTATGTTGACGCGACTATCCGCGAAGACGGGCCGAACAAGGGCAATCGTGTACCGTTCTCCTCGAAACACAAAGGCACGATTGGCGTCGGTTATACCGAAGGCGCGTGGAAGCTGAATCTGGACAGCAGCTACCAAAGCAACCAGTTCGCCGACAACGCCAATACCTCGAAAGAAAGCGCCGACGGCAGCACGGGCAAGATCCCGGGCTACATGCTGTTCAGCAGCCGCGCGGCGTATGACTTCGGGCCGCAGTTGTCGGACCTGAATGTGGCGGTGGGGGTGAAAAACATCTTCAACCACCAGTACTTCACTCGCTCGTTTGATGACAACAACAAGGGTAAGTACGTGGGGGAACCGCGGACGGTTTATGTGCAGACGTCGGTGGCGTTCTAA
- a CDS encoding SirB1 family protein, whose translation MTPRQRFFDCLQRSPPALFEAALWIAAEHDAEMNFEAVLTDFMELQQRVSSGLPMLPVSELAQPLLRRMNDLGFAQDDFTPLRPQVALAHKVLERRRGQPLALGLIALELARRLEIPLVGVNFPGHFLLRVQGADHLLDPCGGRRLYPNDCRDLLQRQYGPNIKLSAEHLLTADPVHMLQRLSRNLRQLHLTNDDFIGALVDAERVLELGNGNAADYLARASLYQRLDCPNAERFDLEHALLLSDDPIQRIRLTERLGHLPPNSVVH comes from the coding sequence ATGACCCCGCGCCAACGCTTCTTCGACTGCCTGCAACGTTCACCGCCCGCCCTGTTCGAGGCGGCGCTGTGGATTGCGGCCGAACACGATGCCGAAATGAACTTCGAAGCAGTGCTGACGGACTTCATGGAACTGCAACAACGGGTCAGTTCAGGCCTGCCGATGCTGCCGGTGAGCGAGTTGGCCCAGCCGTTGTTGCGGCGCATGAATGACCTGGGGTTTGCCCAGGACGACTTCACCCCGTTGCGTCCGCAAGTGGCGCTGGCCCACAAGGTCCTGGAACGACGCCGTGGCCAGCCGCTGGCCCTGGGGTTGATTGCGCTGGAGTTGGCCAGAAGGCTGGAGATTCCCTTGGTCGGAGTGAATTTCCCCGGGCATTTCCTGCTGCGGGTGCAGGGCGCCGATCACTTGCTCGACCCCTGTGGCGGGCGGCGGTTGTACCCCAATGATTGCCGTGATCTGCTGCAACGTCAGTACGGTCCCAACATCAAACTCAGCGCTGAACATTTGCTGACCGCCGACCCGGTGCACATGCTCCAGCGGCTGTCGCGCAACCTGCGCCAGTTGCACCTCACCAACGATGATTTTATCGGCGCCCTGGTGGACGCCGAGCGTGTGCTCGAACTGGGCAACGGCAACGCCGCCGATTACCTGGCCCGGGCCAGCCTCTACCAACGGCTCGACTGCCCGAACGCCGAGCGCTTCGACCTGGAACATGCGCTGTTGCTCAGTGACGATCCGATCCAAAGAATTCGCCTGACAGAGCGGCTGGGGCACCTGCCCCCGAATTCCGTCGTTCACTGA